In a genomic window of Primulina huaijiensis isolate GDHJ02 chromosome 10, ASM1229523v2, whole genome shotgun sequence:
- the LOC140985966 gene encoding uncharacterized protein, giving the protein MNAVAVVYTTSQPLLKSCFTFQIPEIDSKVHYSNFKLRYRSAPIRASSSSSSSTAPSDSKKSKIRRPDNVDGDFFVDNTCIDCDVCRWMAPETFRRSDGKSAVFKQPTCDEHRTKALQALLSCPTNSIHTEQPPSEILDVQMSFPIPIDDQKIQGVYHCGYHSEKSYGAASYFITRPEGNILIDSPRYTKRLSSIIKKMGGARFMFLTHRDDVADHEKWSEELGCPRILHSEEVNSSTANVEIKLEGNGPWTLGSDVILISTPGHTEGSVCLLYKTKKVLFTGDHLMVNEFGLSISERHNWFSVPIQLHSVQNLLELEFEWILPGHGRRARFKDAEDKNLALKAFLAGKGVQT; this is encoded by the exons TATATACNACATCTCAGCCGCTGCTGAAGTCTTGCTTTACATTCCAAATTCCAGAAATCGACAGCAAAGTTCACTACTCCAACTTCAAGTTAAGATATCGATCAGCGCCTATTAgagcttcttcttcttcttcttcttctactgCTCCTTCTGATTCGAAGAAAAGCAAAATCAGGCGTCCTGATAACGTCGATGGAGATTTCTTCGTTG ATAACACATGCATCGATTGTGATGTTTGTCGCTGGATGGCTCCG GAAACATTCAGACGATCTGATGGAAAATCAGCAGTGTTCAAACAGCCAACATGTGATGAACATCGAACAAAAGCGCTTCAG GCATTGCTTTCATGTCCAACAAACTCGATCCACACGGAACAACCACCTTCTGAAATTTTAGATGTTCAGATGTCGTTTCCTATTCCCATTGATGATCAGAAAATTCAG GGAGTATACCACTGCGGTTACCACTCCGAAAAATCATATGGAGCAGCGTCCTATTTTATTACTCGACCTGAAGGGAATATATTGATAGACAG CCCTAGATACACGAAGAGACTTTCATCTATCATAAAAAAGATGGGTGGAGCCCGTTTCATGTTTCTTACTCACAG GGATGACGTTGCAGATCATGAGAAGTGGTCAGAGGAGTTGGGCTGTCCGAGGATTCTTCATTCTGAAGAG GTAAATTCTTCTACAGCTAACGTGGAGATTAAGCTGGAAGGAAATGGACCGTGGACGCTTGGCAGTGACGTCATACTTATAAGCACCCCTGGCCATACAGAA GGATCAGTATGCTTGCTTTACAAAACTAAGAAGGTGCTTTTTACCGGAGATCATTTAATGGTGAACGAATTTGGATTGTCCATAAGTGAGAGACACAACTGGTTTTCAG TACCCATACAATTGCACAGTGTTCAAAACTTGCTTGAGTTGGAATTTGAATGGATACTGCCAG GTCACGGAAGGAGAGCAAGATTTAAAGATGCTGAAGACAAGAATTTGGCTTTGAAAGCTTTCTTGGCTGGCAAAGGAGTGCAAACTTAG
- the LOC140986564 gene encoding uncharacterized protein isoform X2 has protein sequence MAPGKKGKSKGISGETSQSPPLAAAKYPACLRSISPSSVAITIHAKPDSKLATITDFNDEALGVQIDAPARDGEANAALLDYISSVIGVKRRQVSIGHGSKSRDKVVIVEEWMICVVCWQLIHCSYAQSL, from the exons ATGGCCCCGGGTAAGAAAGGCAAATCGAAGGGAATCTCCGGCGAGACATCTCAGTCGCCGCCACTCGCCGCCGCCAAGTACCCCGCGTGCTTACGCTCTATTTCGCCATCGTCCGTCGCCATCACCATTCACGCCAAGCCGGATTCCAAACTCGCCACCATCACTG ATTTCAATGACGAGGCTTTAGGAGTGCAGATCGATGCACCGGCGAGAGATGGCGAAGCTAATGCTGCACTCTTGGATTATATTAGTTCA GTGATTGGGGTGAAAAGAAGACAAGTTTCCATAGGACATGGATCAAAATCGAGGGACAAGGTTGTGATTGTAGAGGAG TGGATGATTTGTGTCGTATGCTGGCAACTGATCCATTGTTCATATGCTCAAAGTCTATAA
- the LOC140986564 gene encoding uncharacterized protein isoform X4: protein MAPGKKGKSKGISGETSQSPPLAAAKYPACLRSISPSSVAITIHAKPDSKLATITDFNDEALGVQIDAPARDGEANAALLDYISSVIGVKRRQVSIGHGSKSRDKVVIVEEVKI from the exons ATGGCCCCGGGTAAGAAAGGCAAATCGAAGGGAATCTCCGGCGAGACATCTCAGTCGCCGCCACTCGCCGCCGCCAAGTACCCCGCGTGCTTACGCTCTATTTCGCCATCGTCCGTCGCCATCACCATTCACGCCAAGCCGGATTCCAAACTCGCCACCATCACTG ATTTCAATGACGAGGCTTTAGGAGTGCAGATCGATGCACCGGCGAGAGATGGCGAAGCTAATGCTGCACTCTTGGATTATATTAGTTCA GTGATTGGGGTGAAAAGAAGACAAGTTTCCATAGGACATGGATCAAAATCGAGGGACAAGGTTGTGATTGTAGAGGAG GTCAAAATCTGA
- the LOC140986564 gene encoding uncharacterized protein isoform X1, with the protein MAPGKKGKSKGISGETSQSPPLAAAKYPACLRSISPSSVAITIHAKPDSKLATITDFNDEALGVQIDAPARDGEANAALLDYISSVIGVKRRQVSIGHGSKSRDKVVIVEESITASWPATSQPGYLFGQDLLLSARMGLKRV; encoded by the exons ATGGCCCCGGGTAAGAAAGGCAAATCGAAGGGAATCTCCGGCGAGACATCTCAGTCGCCGCCACTCGCCGCCGCCAAGTACCCCGCGTGCTTACGCTCTATTTCGCCATCGTCCGTCGCCATCACCATTCACGCCAAGCCGGATTCCAAACTCGCCACCATCACTG ATTTCAATGACGAGGCTTTAGGAGTGCAGATCGATGCACCGGCGAGAGATGGCGAAGCTAATGCTGCACTCTTGGATTATATTAGTTCA GTGATTGGGGTGAAAAGAAGACAAGTTTCCATAGGACATGGATCAAAATCGAGGGACAAGGTTGTGATTGTAGAGGAG AGTATCACTGCATCATGGCCAGCAACTTCACAGCCAGGATACCTATTTGGTCAAGATCTTTTACTTTCTGCCAGAATGGGACTTAAACGAGTTTGA
- the LOC140986564 gene encoding uncharacterized protein isoform X3, whose translation MAPGKKGKSKGISGETSQSPPLAAAKYPACLRSISPSSVAITIHAKPDSKLATITDFNDEALGVQIDAPARDGEANAALLDYISSVIGVKRRQVSIGHGSKSRDKVVIVEEVTLQNVFNALDGVLKSHL comes from the exons ATGGCCCCGGGTAAGAAAGGCAAATCGAAGGGAATCTCCGGCGAGACATCTCAGTCGCCGCCACTCGCCGCCGCCAAGTACCCCGCGTGCTTACGCTCTATTTCGCCATCGTCCGTCGCCATCACCATTCACGCCAAGCCGGATTCCAAACTCGCCACCATCACTG ATTTCAATGACGAGGCTTTAGGAGTGCAGATCGATGCACCGGCGAGAGATGGCGAAGCTAATGCTGCACTCTTGGATTATATTAGTTCA GTGATTGGGGTGAAAAGAAGACAAGTTTCCATAGGACATGGATCAAAATCGAGGGACAAGGTTGTGATTGTAGAGGAGGTAACTTTACAGAACGTATTCAATGCTCTAGATGGAGTTTTAAAGAGCCACTTATGA
- the LOC140986809 gene encoding acetylglutamate kinase, chloroplastic, which yields MLAAKTTLPLKSRHFFFSENSNGSAFLFHNSVPVNKFDAIKRCPRIKSSAQSITAPEILKDSTSAQIRVEILSEALPYIQKFRGKTIVVKYGGAAMTSEALQASVIADIVLLSCVGIRIVFVHGGGPEINQWLGKLGIKPNFLNGLRVTDASTMEIVSMVLIGKVNKNLVALINKAGGTAVGLSGIDGRLLIARPSPNASQLGFVGDIASIDPTSLQSLVENNHIPVIASVAADVTGQPYNINADTAAGELAAALSAEKLILLTDVAGILENRDDPGSLVKEVDIKGVKKMMEEGKIAGGMIPKVSCCVRSLAQGVRTASIIDGRLKHSLLLEILTGEGAGTMITG from the coding sequence ATGCTGGCTGCCAAAACGACTCTCCCTCTCAAGTCTCGTCATTTTTTCTTCTCTGAGAATTCTAATGGTTCTGCTTTCCTGTTCCACAACTCGGTTCCTGTCAATAAATTTGATGCCATTAAGAGATGTCCACGCATCAAATCATCGGCACAGTCAATAACAGCACCGGAGATTCTCAAAGATTCCACCTCTGCGCAAATCCGAGTCGAGATTTTATCCGAAGCATTGCCCTACATTCAAAAATTCCGAGGCAAAACTATTGTCGTAAAATATGGGGGAGCAGCAATGACATCCGAGGCCCTTCAGGCATCTGTCATTGCTGATATTGTGCTCCTTTCTTGTGTCGGAATTCGAATAGTCTTTGTACATGGAGGAGGGCCTGAGATTAACCAATGGCTCGGCAAACTAGGCATAAAACCAAACTTTCTCAATGGCCTCCGTGTCACTGATGCATCCACCATGGAAATTGTTTCAATGGTTTTGATTGGTAAAGTGAATAAAAATCTTGTGGCGCTGATTAACAAAGCCGGTGGCACTGCCGTTGGGTTATCAGGGATAGATGGCCGACTTTTAATTGCTCGGCCATCTCCCAACGCGTCACAGCTCGGGTTCGTAGGGGACATAGCTAGTATTGATCCAACTTCTCTCCAATCACTTGTCGAAAATAACCATATCCCAGTGATTGCCTCTGTGGCAGCTGATGTGACAGGACAGCCATATAATATTAACGCTGACACAGCTGCTGGAGAATTGGCAGCAGCTTTGTCTGCCGAGAAGTTGATACTATTGACTGATGTCGCTGGAATATTAGAAAATCGGGATGATCCCGGGAGTTTGGTGAAGGAAGTTGACATTAAAGGGGTGAAGAAGATGATGGAAGAAGGCAAGATTGCGGGTGGGATGATCCCCAAGGTTAGTTGTTGCGTGAGGTCTTTGGCTCAAGGGGTTCGAACTGCAAGTATAATCGACGGCAGGTTGAAGCATTCTTTGCTCCTTGAGATTCTCACTGGTGAAGGAGCTGGAACGATGATCACCGGCTAG
- the LOC140986808 gene encoding autophagy-related protein 13b-like, translated as MAAYHGNSANSEPARMEQIITEFFAKSLHIILESRCPYVSSRNYSGEQVLSSPSPSSSSSSSSSFRPRDKWFNLALRDCPAALENIDFWRQSNLEPMIVDVFLVQRPRDWDPLNCSPKRMLVQNTWGKERYYYGSDNDDFGGEANNEKIIERWVLQYESKKTGANGVGSSGSKRSTCTSSHALYKKSILLLRSLYATVRLLPAYKLFRDLISSAQIRLYNLGHQVSSFVEPFTPKEEEDMQHFVFSPVDTSCGRLCLSVAYRSSVLDVSSESSTPISPQFITEYVGSPMAEPLKRFPTYPISQSSPSPSPFGRRHSWSYDIYRASPPSVNPTPSPTYSESHASTSKKHTCRLPPASLPRNLPSETTAIHLKNPSYDEYWPSLIISLSPSPSPPTYIPGSHLSKALLRSESAPVSIPASRLSSFPSVLSNQTMPHSPPMKATRVTIIKQVAHTGLHTANSSVDKLSSFSKDEPGKMSAVKPSINSSPSKSFSRSSSRLSFQDDYDDSEFSGPFFVDDDDMIDPLSRPGSFDQLNHPMVPHEPGGLLLARKSQDAAVGALVQMLKKAPPLRQDVSFAAELLHDSKLKTPTNCNQDSNEISEKSNILQYASTNLASSGLISSKTTSDALDELRGYRELKDMLLKQGKISQQ; from the exons ATGGCTGCATATCATGGAAACAGTGCCAATTCAGAACCCGCGAGAATGGAGCAAATAATCACTGAATTCTTTGCTAAAAGCCTACACATAATTCTGGAATCGCGGTGCCCATATGTTTCTTCACGGAATTACAGTGGTGAACAAGTTTTATCCTCCCCGTCACCGTCATCATCATCCTCTTCATCATCGAGTTTTAGACCGAGGGATAAATGGTTTAATTTAGCCCTTCGGGATTGTCCTGCTGCATTAGAAAATATAGATTTTTGGCGGCAGAGTAATCTTGAGCCCATGATAGTCGATGTCTTTTTAGTGCAGAGACCAAGAGATTGGGACCCCTTGAATTGTTCCCCTAAAAGAATGCTCGTGCAGAATACATGGGGGAAAGAGAGGTATTATTATGGTTCCGATAATGATGATTTTGGGGGTGAGGCaaataatgaaaagataatCGAGAGGTGGGTTTTGCAGTATGAGAGTAAGAAGACTGGTGCTAACGGGGTTGGCTCGTCGGGTAGTAAGAGATCAACTTGTACAAGCTCTCATGCTCTATACAAGAAGTCAATATTGTTGTTACGGTCTCTGTATGCAACCGTCAGGCTCTTGCCAGCTTACAAGTTGTTTCGCGATCTTATTTCATCGGCGCAAATTCGATTGTATAATCTTGGCCACCAGGTTTCATCTTTCGTGGAACCATTTACCCCTAAGGAGGAGGAAGATATGCAGCATTTTGTGTTCTCTCCAGTTGATACTTCTTGTGGTAGGCTTTGCCTCTCAGTTGCATATCGTTCATCAGTATTAGATGTAAGTTCCGAGTCATCAACTCCTATATCCCCTCAATTCATAACTGAATATGTTGGAAGCCCAATGGCAGAACCACTTAAAAGGTTCCCAACGTATCCCATATCACAAAGCTCCCCCTCTCCGTCCCCATTTGGTAGGCGGCATAGCTGGAGTTATGACATATATAGAGCATCACCACCTTCAGTAAACCCTACACCTTCACCCACATATTCTGAATCCCATGCTTCAACGTCAAAAAAGCATACCTGCCGTCTTCCTCCTGCAAGCTTACCTCGTAATTTACCCAGTGAAACAACTGCCATTCATTTGAAAAATCCAAGTTATGACGAGTATTGGCCTTCCCTCATAATTTCACTATCTCCATCTCCATCACCACCAACCTACATTCCTGGCAGTCATTTATCAAAAGCTCTTTTACGGTCTGAAAGTGCCCCAGTTAGTATACCTGCATCAAGACTTTCTAGTTTCCCTTCGGTGCTTAGCAATCAAACGATGCCTCATTCTCCTCCCATGAAAGCTACTCGAGTCACTATTATTAAGCAGGTTGCACATACAGGCCTTCATACGGCCAATTCATCAGTTGACAAG TTGTCTTCTTTCAGCAAGGACGAGCCTGGAAAGATGTCTGCAGTGAAACCATCGATAAATAGCTCTCCTTCAAAATCATTCTCTAGAAGTTCCAGTAGGTTATCCTTTCaggatgattatgatgattctGAGTTTTCTGGGCCATTTTTTGTAGACGACGATGACATGATAGATCCACTTTCCAG GCCTGGCTCATTCGATCAGCTGAACCATCCAATGGTGCCCCACGAGCCTGGTGGACTTCTCCTGGCTAGAAAATCACAAGATGCTGCAGTTGGTGCTCTAGTTCAGATGCTGAAGAAAGCGCCACCTCTTCGCCAAGACGTCTCTTTTGCAGCAGAGTTGCTGCATGATTCCAAGCTTAAGACACCAACGAACTGCAATCAAGATTCAAATGAAATTTCTGAGAAGTCCAATATACTGCAATATGCTTCTACAAATCTTGCATCTTCTGGACTTATTTCGTCAAAGACCACATCTGATGCATTAGACGAGCTTCGTGGGTACAGAGAGTTGAAAGACATGCTGTTGAAGCAAGGTAAAATTTCTCAGCAATAG